A window of the Microbulbifer aggregans genome harbors these coding sequences:
- a CDS encoding antitoxin Xre/MbcA/ParS toxin-binding domain-containing protein — translation MKRQPDERGRLGRILFKLFDHWQITNPQRLILLGLNPESPIDPNEYLSRGSFAADRDKLERASILLGIHKSLRVLFPANRDLVYQWISHPNNHFDGMTPVEIVERHGIPGMHMVRGYLDQQLAGQDLAAGKQIKARAKISLAPDEESIEWLSATTTCNESPDFVFETSTEGILQLLDVWTLALSIFSRKEKARLWLVTHAPALGCAPVAILATKSGRTKVLGVLRRIEQGDFGG, via the coding sequence ATGAAAAGACAACCCGATGAAAGGGGCCGGCTTGGCAGGATACTGTTCAAGCTCTTCGATCATTGGCAGATTACGAATCCCCAGAGACTGATCCTGCTCGGTCTCAATCCTGAGAGTCCCATTGACCCGAACGAGTATCTCTCCCGGGGATCTTTCGCCGCCGACCGTGACAAGCTCGAACGAGCCAGCATCCTCCTGGGCATCCATAAATCTCTGCGGGTACTGTTTCCAGCGAACAGGGATCTTGTGTATCAATGGATATCGCACCCAAATAACCACTTCGATGGGATGACACCGGTTGAGATCGTGGAGCGCCACGGCATACCAGGCATGCACATGGTTCGCGGTTACCTTGATCAGCAGCTTGCTGGGCAGGACCTGGCTGCCGGGAAACAGATCAAAGCAAGGGCCAAAATCAGCTTGGCTCCAGATGAGGAAAGCATCGAATGGCTCTCCGCAACCACTACATGTAACGAATCTCCTGATTTCGTGTTTGAAACTAGTACAGAGGGAATTCTTCAGCTGCTTGACGTGTGGACTCTCGCATTGAGTATCTTTTCACGCAAGGAGAAAGCCAGATTATGGCTTGTGACTCACGCGCCGGCACTTGGGTGCGCCCCAGTTGCCATACTTGCTACTAAAAGTGGCCGTACCAAAGTCCTTGGTGTATTAAGACGGATAGAACAAGGGGATTTTGGTGGATAA
- a CDS encoding tyrosine-type recombinase/integrase: protein MYMTDPKLKSLKPEHKKYRRSDGQGLLIEVLPSGTKRWLFRYVWQGQRCDIGLGIYPAVSLKKARAVREHYRELLADGIDPRIWREQQKREKSQIQNNRFEQVARAWYKLREPTWAPSTRKKRLALLDNDLIPRLRSRPVTEIQTYELAQILQEIAARGALETAHNARQVLNQILRFAVQAGLARHNPAAVLQGVVPPKQTEHHAAITDPAEFGRLLVKIDRYQGSIVIRTMLQIAPLVFQRPGELAKMRWENINWEESLWIIPWQDKKEGKINKMDHLVPLSRQAIDLLRTIHPYTGHLPYVFRGQRDHQNHANPESLNRALEKIGYKDRIKSRNSHTKSPEHSAHGFRASARTLLDEILHERVELIEAQLAHRVRDSLGRAYNRTTFLPERRALMQRWADYLDHLKSSTR from the coding sequence ATGTATATGACAGACCCCAAATTGAAGTCTCTGAAACCGGAGCATAAAAAGTACAGACGGAGCGATGGTCAAGGCCTGCTGATCGAAGTACTACCCAGTGGCACCAAACGCTGGCTCTTCCGCTATGTCTGGCAGGGGCAACGCTGCGACATCGGTCTTGGTATCTACCCCGCTGTCTCCCTCAAAAAGGCCCGTGCAGTTCGCGAGCATTACCGGGAGCTATTGGCAGATGGGATCGATCCCCGCATCTGGCGTGAACAACAAAAGCGGGAAAAGTCTCAAATCCAAAATAATAGATTCGAGCAAGTGGCGCGGGCATGGTACAAACTTCGAGAGCCAACTTGGGCGCCGTCAACACGCAAAAAGCGGCTGGCCCTACTGGATAATGACCTGATTCCACGTTTGCGATCACGCCCAGTAACAGAAATCCAGACATACGAGCTCGCTCAGATCCTGCAGGAAATCGCAGCCCGCGGCGCATTGGAAACCGCACATAATGCACGCCAAGTGCTGAATCAGATTTTGAGGTTTGCCGTTCAAGCCGGCCTTGCGCGCCACAACCCTGCCGCGGTGCTTCAAGGGGTAGTTCCACCAAAACAAACTGAGCATCACGCCGCAATTACCGACCCGGCCGAATTCGGACGCCTGCTCGTCAAGATTGACCGTTACCAAGGTTCTATTGTCATCCGCACCATGCTGCAGATCGCACCGCTGGTTTTTCAGCGTCCAGGCGAGCTCGCCAAAATGCGCTGGGAAAATATCAATTGGGAAGAATCTCTTTGGATTATTCCCTGGCAAGATAAAAAGGAAGGGAAAATCAATAAAATGGATCACCTAGTTCCCCTGTCACGGCAGGCAATCGATCTGCTTAGAACAATTCATCCCTACACTGGTCACCTACCGTACGTGTTTCGCGGTCAACGCGACCACCAAAATCACGCGAATCCAGAATCGCTAAATCGTGCCCTAGAAAAAATCGGCTACAAAGATCGAATTAAAAGCCGAAACAGCCACACCAAAAGTCCGGAGCATAGCGCACACGGATTTAGGGCAAGTGCACGCACATTGCTCGATGAAATACTTCACGAACGAGTAGAGCTCATCGAAGCGCAACTTGCGCACCGCGTGCGCGATTCACTCGGCCGAGCTTACAACCGAACAACATTTTTACCCGAACGCCGCGCCCTAATGCAGCGCTGGGCTGATTACCTAGATCACCTCAAAAGCTCGACGAGATGA
- a CDS encoding AlpA family phage regulatory protein, which yields MNQNDENRLLRRSDVAKLLGIGQSTWSRWVSEGKAPPGIRLSSRAVAWRYSTILKFVEERAD from the coding sequence ATGAATCAGAATGATGAAAATCGACTCCTGCGTCGGTCTGATGTAGCCAAACTTCTCGGCATAGGTCAATCGACCTGGTCACGCTGGGTTTCCGAGGGGAAAGCGCCCCCTGGAATTCGTCTCTCGTCACGAGCAGTCGCATGGAGATACTCCACCATATTAAAGTTCGTCGAAGAACGAGCGGATTGA
- a CDS encoding integrase domain-containing protein, with protein sequence MSYGKNRGWGESPLKAAKAAIRKRHQKGEIGSRTQESYIAAFKKFSRYMREEHAIYDVGAFEEAHLEAFAASIARKYQAAYLQKLISAINSLMSTITYGKWETVSPSGSTQSRRRNVRIEPHRYIKPEDIIKETREHLAPRVLGIIGLIVYCGMRLEEAVCFDITAALKEYRASGNIDIQYGTKGGRGREIRRAIPVTDAIYDWLCHCRQFVGKNYSLIPVDSTKEQLMKVVENESLPVLREKYGLTIHGLRHEYAARRYLELTGHYSPVNCRAFGLPLAERKLDQHAREIITNELGHGRVQVVSTYIGSYRGERNESEK encoded by the coding sequence ATGAGCTATGGAAAAAATCGTGGTTGGGGCGAATCGCCACTGAAGGCCGCCAAAGCAGCAATCAGAAAGCGCCACCAAAAAGGTGAAATCGGTTCACGGACACAAGAGAGTTACATTGCTGCATTCAAAAAATTTAGCCGCTATATGCGTGAAGAGCATGCCATCTATGATGTTGGCGCTTTCGAGGAGGCACATCTAGAAGCCTTCGCGGCATCCATTGCCCGAAAGTACCAAGCCGCATACCTGCAGAAGCTGATTTCAGCAATCAACTCGCTGATGTCAACAATCACCTATGGAAAGTGGGAAACAGTCTCACCATCTGGCTCAACTCAAAGTCGCCGCCGGAATGTGCGAATCGAACCGCACCGCTACATAAAACCCGAGGACATCATCAAAGAAACGAGAGAGCATCTAGCACCGAGGGTCCTTGGGATCATTGGTCTAATCGTGTACTGCGGAATGCGCCTAGAAGAGGCTGTATGTTTCGATATTACAGCCGCGCTCAAAGAATACAGAGCCAGCGGAAATATCGATATCCAATATGGCACGAAGGGAGGTCGGGGCCGGGAGATCCGACGAGCTATCCCGGTGACAGATGCTATTTACGACTGGCTTTGCCATTGTCGGCAATTTGTTGGAAAGAATTATTCCCTCATACCTGTAGACAGCACCAAAGAGCAACTCATGAAGGTGGTCGAAAATGAATCGCTACCCGTTCTAAGGGAAAAGTATGGATTAACGATCCATGGCTTACGGCACGAGTATGCTGCTAGGCGTTATCTAGAGCTAACAGGTCACTACAGTCCTGTCAACTGCCGTGCATTTGGACTACCTCTAGCTGAAAGAAAGCTCGATCAACATGCCCGAGAAATAATCACCAATGAACTCGGGCATGGGCGTGTGCAAGTCGTATCAACTTATATCGGAAGCTATCGGGGAGAGCGCAATGAGTCAGAGAAGTAG